From Venturia canescens isolate UGA chromosome 3, ASM1945775v1, whole genome shotgun sequence:
TTTGATACCCGTCAATTCGTTTACCAGCTTTATTATCGTTTGTATATCTTCCTCTATCGTTTTGATCGTTTTTGTATATTGTCCTTGGCCCTAATGGTTCAAATACATTGATTATAAACTCAATACAAACTTCAGTGTGGAAATTTCAGTGAACAATTCAGAAagagatattttttaatacttcCGAAAATCGTATACTTTGttacaaaaaatttataatctcATTCAGATTGAACCTTCAAAAACTTTCAGCTGATTTCCAACTCTAATTACTTTATATAATTgtcatgttttatttatttattaattgtataaaaaaaaagcataacCCAGTTACAATCAGATGTGAGTAAAAAACACatcaaaatttgaattatCTGCAAATTGAAAGATGTCTACGAAAACTCAAGGGATGGAAGTTATTTTCACATCTGTTTATTCGATGACAGAACAGATGCTGGATTCTATTAATATTTACAAAGATGGGTGAGAAAATATACAGCAGGTAACAAGTATGACTTTGGTGCTTTAATCTCTTACTTTTGGGATAActcaaatatttcatgaaaatttaatgaaaaaattgtaatgtctctagaaaataaatgagaaatcattttttatcatggATTTTCAGCGCGAACGATTTTATAGTGTCCAAAATGATTCAAACTGAATTGAAAAAGCAATGGAACAATACAACTTCAATGATCACTACAAAGAGTGaggttaaaaaacaaaaatacgaaaaacgtaaatttttttgttatctaCTCATTTGTACTCACATAAGTCTTGAGTAAAGCGATGTCACCTTCGTCAAGCgctgaaaaatgataaaattagaGTAATGCAGAGAATAAAACATTGACAAAAAAGTGTAATGTCAACGTTGATGACAAAGCATCGGTTTCAAAACTTACACTtgatctctttttcttcctgttCTTCTTCTCCCTTGACTTTCCTCATGTCGTCTCCCAAATGGTCTGGCATTTTTACTTCGCTAATTATTACTATTAATTAACGACAATGAAATCTCCGAGATCGGaactgaaaaaattgcgaTTTGTTGGTTATGTCGCCTACGGATTACAAGCGAAATTCAACGATCATGGAGAGAGCATGAGAACTAGAGCAGTCAGGGTATTTCTAACTTTTCCCGCATCCAGGCACGAGCGCTCTGGTGTCGGAGAAAAATGTTACTAATTTCGCGGCGCGAAAGGGAGCGCATTTTCGACTTTAAAGTTGTACAGATTTTCTTGCGCTTTAATGCGCTTAAAGATAAATCGATgcacatgaaatttttcaaaaacgaaaGCCCAAACAAAACTTTCGTTATttagtttcgtattttgcaTTCCATTTAGcaacaaaaacattttgaggaaaattttttaatttaaaaaaaaattttatgtcactttgaaaaatttcgatcacCACGTTTAAATGATTTCCAAATGCCCTGAAAAATATTCCCATTAAAAATGTGATGGCGTTTCGAACTATTTTTGTCGCAACGTTTTTGACGAAAGTTTCAAACACTCGAAGAGTCTAAATCCAACGTATTTGAAGGTGGGGCAGAAAACGTTACACAAGTTGAAAGGCCATCAATAGTGTTTGATTTTCTTTGGCACGTCAATTTGAAATGCGCCCATGATGCGGATTATGCGAACGATTCAAGCGGGAGGGAGGGCGACGGGAACCCCCTTAATCGGCTGAGGTTTGACTAacctttgaaaatatatagttTTCCTAACGCCTACTCTTTGAAGGCAATCGGTACATAGCACAGTCTCGAGTCCTTGACCGGtatattaaatttaaaaaatgcataACATAAAGGAGGATGCGTAGAGCACTTTCACCTTCCCGCCCCGCCCTGTTCTCCTTGAGGTAGGCCTACGTCGCATCGTTAAATTCTcacgaaaactattttttttctttgacacaaaaaaattaattaacgagtgaagatttgttttttttttaaagttcgatcaaaattcattgaaatctgtatttttatgattttcgaatataagtaaaaaaaaaagtttcgagtCAATTGAAACAAAGAAGAATTTTCACTGAAGTTCAAGAGTTTGATTATTCAAATCAAATGACGTCATGattaagggggaatatcaATGTGAAAAAGAGCTTGGGTGCAAAAGATGATCGGGGGATAGCAAACTAATCGGTAAGAAATTTATTCTCTCAAAACTTTAAGcgcgtttttctcgaatgCATGTTCTTTGACCTGGTTGACAGCATaactctgtcaaattttgtccaaTCGACTTCATTCAAAAAGGATTCTCTTCAGAAAACTTATCGCTATCGTCGCATCATgggctttttttaaaactgtttacttttttttattaacgatttactgcaaaatttttgtgttaaattcgattttttttaaatggtcgccatttttttttaatcaaaattttcaaattttctacgaTCCTGCGATAGCTATACgattataatttaataatctttttgaatttttgatttcAATTGCTTGCTGTGGCGCTTGTGCTGTTAACCATCGAGGATTTTTGTTTTGAGACGTTATTTTCGCACCGCTCCTCTGCTCAATAAAAtgtactaaaaataaaaaataaaaattcctcgTATGCTCCATTAGATTAATAATTAGTACAccaattttcgaataatttgatggagccgttaaaaaaaaaaaattccaaaataacCTCAATTTTAAGTCTATCGCATTGATATTCCCCCTAAATTGTTggaatgaaacttttttcccaaCATTTTGACTATTTTTCCCTCGGTAGAAAGACCCCGTAAAGATCCATTTTTCCTCGTCACTTTTTGGAGACatcagaatgaaaaatgatcgaaaaggggactaaaaacaatgaattatCGAAGATTCATTTCGCATGGATCCGCATGAGGAAAAATGCAATTCTGGAGTTTcgtgtgtgggtgtgtgtcTGTGTTGGTCTCGCCGGAATCGTCGAATAGTGAAAGAGGCCAGATGAGTAGTTGCCgtttaataataaatcgcagagagagcgagagagagggaaagggaTCAAAGGTCGTGGAATTTCAACAATCCATGCGAGCCAGACCATAAAAACGAGAGAtctattttctatttcacAGCCCGATCAACACGACCATTGTTCTATTCCAGCCGAATCATGTTCattgcaagaaaaaaagaaaagaaacaaaaagcaTGAGAAggagatataaaaaatggggcAGATAAATTTGGAGCACGATCGATGTGGACGACGATAAAGAAGagcaaaatcgaattttcgttgcTGAACATCGATCtgaaaaggataaaaaatagTGGCAGAGATTACGGGCTTGAGAATTACGCACTGACATTTAATCTGTGGGAGAAACGAGTCTCCGAGGGAGCATGCAAAATTGTATCCTCTCCTGGGAATCTCCGTTACAATCTTTTCGATCCTCATGCTTCGTCTAATTCCTAATCTCGTTATTTTCACTCAATCACCATTCTAATGCTAACTCTTTTTTCTGTATCCATAATAATCAGTTTATCCCTCGGATATACATTATACATAAAAAGAAGTCGATGTGTCTCTCTATAACCATGTAAAAGGAGAGGTCGAAGGATTTGCCTTTACAGACATTCTGGCAGGGTATAAGGAAGATTGCAAATGCCACTAGTCCATCCCCAACGCTACTCGTACGTCGATGAATTCTGCTAGCCTCGCACCACACACAAATATAGAGACTCAGAAATCTCGTTTCACTGTCCCTTTTCTGACGACCGCTATCCGTCTCCTTTTCCCGTTGAATTAGACGaagaaacaaaagagaaagaggaaaagtgaATCATCGAGAAGATAAAAACGAGTGTGCCCGTGACGCGAGGCGAAGGAACTTTAATTAAATTATTCACGTGCTTTTACCTGGGAACGTCAATTCCTCGTATTATTTCCTTATGGTTcacgtttttatttcaacattgtagttgctttttcatttttcaataatcaatTGAATTTCGCTCGACCCACTTCTACGTTGACTGCAATGTCCACGATTTTTCAGTCACTAATTTctttttgaacgttttttgaactttgtttgaatgtattattattaaaattatgaattttattattattttatattatattatgttataaaattaaattaatttaatgaataatgataataataataataataaatgaattataatatatacaaaatattaaaattatttgaaatattaaataaatattgaaaaaatttaaaaaaaagaaacttcattaaaaaacaattaatgtTCATCGACTTTATTTAATTCTTATCGGTTTGcctaaaaaaatcactttcgtATTGACTGACTTTTAGTTGGACGCTTTTCTTGCTGGAaggataaattttcaataaaattcggGGACCTTTCAATCGATTGCCAGAAATTCAGAACGAAGAAATTCAAAAccctcgataaaaatattagcACGAATCCAACTAGGTGAATTTTTGAGTGTAAATTCTCGTTCGATCTACTGATGTAACGATTTGCAGTTTCTGAATGTTTCGTTCTCGTATAACTAATATTACTCGAACCGAGATGAAACATTCACAAATGTGTTATAACCTCAGCAGTTATGTCACAAGACGAGTCCTCAATGCAAATAATCTTTTCTGACACAGATTATTTAGTGGGAGAATCCTTTTGCTTTAATTACGTAATTTCATCGTTTCCTCGAGTCGTCGACCTGGGAATATATTCTAGCCACACATCGATCAAGTTTCGTTATTTCAATTGTACACAAAAATCCATTTTGTTTGTGAAAAACTTTATTGTAgcattttcgttttcatcaaATATCAATTAACTGAAATTATTACTGTTCTTCGAGAATTTTCATCTGCATTTTCTCACtgtttatcattatttttcctatTATCTCAAACTCCATAATTGGAACAAATGTCACGTCGTCTGTTCTTCTTCTTGCATTTATTGATTTACATTTAATAGGATACTAAAGATTTTCACACGAAACAAGATGAGCTAAATGGATGACCAAGTTCTCCAGACAGGTCTGACGAGGCCGAGTATCCTATACAACTTTTGAATGTAACAAACAGTTATGCTGACTAACGATCTTACGCAGTTCTTCTTTATGCTCTGTCTGATTGCAACAAAATGCACTGAAAATTATGCAACGTTTTACGAGCAGATTCAGGTTTATGATTGAGGcatggcatttttttttttcatgtgtcGTCGTATTGAAGTTGATTGAAGCAATtgtaaaaatcaattttcatcttgaactacttttttttcaagaatagaAGAAATTAGTTTTCGTTCTAGTTAAAATAACTTGAATTCAAATGCTGTTTATTTCGATTTAATAATTCCAAAAATTGTTAAACCTTTTGACACGTTTTTTGATACACGTttaaaatcaacgaaaatgtttaaggatttcatgaaaaatggttCGTACCCGCGAACCACGAAATTGAGTCTATGGATGGAAAACCATAGCGAAAAGTCGATGAAACTCAATTTCAGAAAGCGACGCAGTCACGAATTCGTCAAGGCTGGAAAAGTCGTAAATGTCTTCCCTCCCCCCCTCGTCGCTCTCTTGTGTGAATAGAAATCTCTTCGATCGTGGGTAGAAACCATTTGCTTTGATTGACAAGCAATAGAAGCCAAGCGAATAAATCCGAGAGAAAACTCACTCAGCATGGCAGAGAAAAAAGCAATAATGACAAGTGCGTCAAAGAATTGATCGAATAAGTTGAAAATTCTAACAACGAGACAATAACGAATATCAATTTTATCGAAAGATCTTGTCCTTTTTTAGGACTTCCCTAATtagttgatttttcaaaaattagcAAATTTCGAGAGAATGaagggaaaacaaaaaaatgatggaacgAGCAGTTGCAAAGAGTTTCGATTTATTGCGGACGATAATTCCGTTGCTttcgaatataaaattaatcataaaattaATTAAGTACAAAAGGGAGTACAAAACACGTGTATAAAATCACAGGTTAATAATTGTAAATGTAAATTCATTTACACATGTGTTCGATGGGTCTCTCAtggatttttcgtcgtcctgaTTCCATGTAATTTTaccttttttcatcgtcaaaATTCTTGGCTAATTGTTTATTGTCCAGTTTCTCGTGAGTCTTCGCGAGAGGAGGAATATTTTCAAACCGTTGTTTTTACGTTCTATTTCCTCTCTTTAAAATCTGCGGAAGGGAGCTCCTTGGTTGTAAGTTGGTCGGTTATATTGCTGCTGCTGAGGCTGCTGGTACGTTGGCTCCTCACGGGTCTGGGGAAGTACTTCCAGAGCGCGTCTTATCGCCTCGGGGATTGGGGGCGGCGTCGGGATGTGAGCACCCTCCGCGTGGAACCCGGTCTCGTCGGCGTAATACTCGACGGTTATTGGAGTTCCGTCGGGGGCTGTATAAGAGTAGCGTCCCCGAACGGTCTGTAGAtccgaatgaaagaaaaatcgggGTTGAAGGAGCGAAGAATAAATTtagtaaaaaaatgtcttaaAATTTATCTCTTCTGACGATTtacatcgtttttttcctggttcatTAACTGCTGAGGAATAAAAGTCGAATGATTTCgttcgttgaacattttttgttcaGAATTTGGAATTATTACTCGAAACAGGGAAGAAGTCTCGAGTTTTGAGCATCGTCGTCCGCGCTACTTTTTTGACGCGATCGGGGCCCTGCAATTCTCGTAGATTTTTCGTCTCGATGTGAATTTGATCTACTGACCTCTGCTGGACCTTCGGCAGTCGATTTCGGTGAGCCGGTTTCCGATGCGGATATTCCGTTCTCAGTTTCGTAGCTCCAGTTGTAAGATCCGTCGGGACTGGCGTCGGACTGTTGGCTGCGGATTGCGATTGGCGGGCCACTGGGACTGCGGATCAGAGTTTTTGGGTGTCAGTTTAATTCCAGTGAAAAACTGaacaatttcgttttcgatAAAGATTAAaacggaaaaaatcgccgattAAAACTTACTTATATTGGGGCTGGATCGGTTGGTACTGGGGAGGCTGAGGCTGGGGCTGATATTGAGGTCTCTGGGTCTGTGTAAACGGCCTCTGGTTCTGGAAGCCACGGTAATTGCCGAACTGCGCGGACGCGCATCCTACCACGGCCAAAATCGCGATCtataaacgataaaaaatacaaaaatttcgaTCATTTTGATGTTCCcataaaaatatcgaagaaacTAGTTTTATAAGGAGATTCATAAAAACTAATGGATTCAAGTGGTAGTCCAACGATCGTTCGTTTGAATCGACGATAGTTTGAATGGCAGACGCCGCAATTATTGGTTGGACGAAGCTTTTTTAACGCGTGAAAATCAACGATAGATCTCGACAAGTCCATTTCATCATTCTCGTTCGAGCTTCACGTAAATCCACGTTGCACAAATCCCACGAGTTGGTAAGACAAAAAACTAAAACACTCACTGCAAACTTCATGGTTGATTTAAATATTAATTGTTATTTTAATTGATTATTTTCGTTTGTATCTCGTAAGCACTTCGTGCTTCAATGTCGACGAGTCCAAAATCGAGAAGGCGCTTTTCGTCAGATAGATCGTATCTGCATCTCGGAGAAGAACCGTCCCGGCATTTATACGAAAAACTCGAGATCCTCCCGATCCCTCCCTCGCCacgtctctctccctttccatTCTAACGTGTACCATCCGCGACAAGATTCCCCTTTGAGTGTTGGTGTGTACTCGTTGCGATTGTGTCGCTCACTTTTCTCATCACTTCGTATTTCTCGTCTCCCTTCGTCTCACTTCTCGATGCTGGGCCCTCTTCTCCTCTTGCATCAATGAGCTGTGAAATTATCCTGAGCCTGTGTCTGTGATAAGTGTGTTTGCCTGAAACGATTCTACGCTGGGAGCGCATGAGAGCCACTCGTTATGTGTACACCCCTCACATCTTTACAGGTATTCACTGCGCGGTAGGTCAAAAGGTAGACTAATTGCTCGACCtcacgagaataaaaaatggacgGGGTTAAAAGGCctatgaaaaatgtttctgcggttttgttctctctctctctctctacccTCGATGGCttgtaacaaaaattttaatcgtggACACAAATCATTGAGTTGAGGATTCAAATGTTCGGGGAAACCTCAAAGATCGAAGgaagattcaatttttctgtaataaaacttgatttttcaattttttaaatgattgttATCGATCACTAAGGAATtgttacccctaaaaagtctcgtggtaagattaattccatacattcatggatgaaatagaaacgttttgaaaagtccaagtgcTGACTTCGAAAGCAGGACTCGTGACCCGAAAGTGGAGGGTATTTTAGAAATGAGAGTactgagttttgaaaaaataaattttcaatgaattggGACGAAGTTTGAAGGATTCGAAATgatttggaagaaaaatgcaattctggcttgaaaatattcaaagttGTTTCGATGAAAggaacttttgtgtaaat
This genomic window contains:
- the LOC122407484 gene encoding endocuticle structural glycoprotein SgAbd-2-like codes for the protein MKFAIAILAVVGCASAQFGNYRGFQNQRPFTQTQRPQYQPQPQPPQYQPIQPQYNPSGPPIAIRSQQSDASPDGSYNWSYETENGISASETGSPKSTAEGPAETVRGRYSYTAPDGTPITVEYYADETGFHAEGAHIPTPPPIPEAIRRALEVLPQTREEPTYQQPQQQQYNRPTYNQGAPFRRF